GGCAGACCAAGCGCTACTACCATGACATGATAGGTGTCAATAGCCGCTTAGATAGCATACAGGCCGCGATTCTCCGCATCAAATTGAGACATTTGGATGACTACATCGCAGCGCGGCAGCGTGCGGCCGAATATTACGATGAACGATTTGCTTCGGTCGAGAGGATCCTCACTCCGGTGAGAGCGTCCAACAGCGACCATGTATTCCATCAATATACCTTGAAGACCAATGGAACTTCTAGGGATGAGATCGTAGAGCATCTGACCAATAAAGGTCTGCCGGCCATGATCTACTACCCGGTGCCCTTGCACATGCAGAAGGCCTATCTCGACCCCAGATATTCAGAAGGCATGTTCCCAGTGACCGAGAATCTATGTGAGCGCGTATTCTCGCTTCCGATGCACACGGAATTGACCCATGAACAACAGGACCTACTGGTCGACTCGGTCCTAGAAGCCATTTCATAAAAAGACTATTTCTACCCTATGAGAATCGCAGTGATCGGAACCGGATATGTAGGCCTGGTAACAGGTACTTGCTTTGCTGAAACAGGCAATGATGTCATGTGCGTGGACATCGATGAGGCCAAGGTGGAGCAGATGCGTCAAGGGGAGGTACCTATCTATGAACCTCATCTGGATGTGCTCTTCGAACGGAATATCAAACAAGGCCGACTGAAGTTCACGACCGACCTGGCCGAAGGTATTGAAGGTGCAAAAGTCATCTTCCTTGCACTTCCGACCCCTCCGGGTGAGGATGGTTCGGCCGATCTCTCCTATGTACTAGGAGTAGCCGAAGAACTTGGCCCGATGCTCAAGGAATTCACAGTAGTCGTAGATAAGAGCACGGTCCCTGTGGGGACGGCCGAAAAAGTGCGCGCAAAGATCGCTGAGAATGCACACGAGCAGTTCGCAGTGGTCTCCAATCCTGAATTCTTGCGAGAAGGCTTTGCGGTGGACGACTTCATGAAACCCGATCGGGTTGTAGTCGGTACCTCATCCGAATCGGCCAAGAAGGTGATGGAAGAACTTTACAAACCCTTCATCCGACAGGGGAATCCGTTGATCTTCATGGATGAGAAATCTGCAGAACTGACCAAGTATGCAGCCAATGCGTTCCTGGCGACCAAGATCACCTTCATGAATGAGATCGCCAACTTCTGTGAAGCGGTCGGGGCTGATGTGGACAAGGTCAGACTCGGTGTGGGAACGGATACACGTATCGGAAAGCGATTCCTCTTTCCCGGGATCGGATATGGTGGAAGCTGCTTTCCCAAAGATGTCCAGGCCCTTCATCGATCCGGAAAGGAAGAAGGAATGGATTTCAAGATCCTGCAATCGGTGTTGGATGTCAATGATCAGCAAAAACTCCGCCTGGTCGATAAGCTCAAAGCACATTTCGATGGCGACCTCAGCGGAAAGCACTTCGCTCTCTGGGGACTTGCCTTCAAGCCGGATACCGATGACATACGCGAGGCGCCTGCCTTGTACATGATCGATGCCCTGATCGAAGCAGGTGCCAGCATTACGGCTTTCGATCCAGAGGCCATGGACAATGTCCGATCACGCATCGGAAACCGGATATCTTATTCAGAGAATGGGTATGGAGCGCTGGTAGATGCAGACGCACTGCTCATCGCTACTGAATGGGCCGTATTTCGAAATCCGGATTTCAGTAAAGTGGCAGATGCTTTGAAGAACAAACTCATCTTCGATGGTCGTAACCTGTATGACCTCGATGCGATGCGTGACCAAGGATTCACCTATTACAGTATCGGAAGAGAGACCGTGGGCGCATGAAAAGAGTACTCATCACCGGTGCAGCAGGATTTCTTGGATCACACCTCTGTGATAGATTCATCGCAGAAGGGCACTTCGTGATGGGCATGGATAATCTCATCACGGGTAATCTCAAGAACATCGAACACCTTTTCGGGCAGGATCGATTCGAGTTCTATCATCACGATGTCTCCAAATTCGTGCATGTCCCGGGTGACTTGGATTATATACTGCATTTCGCTTCCCCCGCCAGTCCCATCGATTATCTCAAGATACCTATCCAGACCCTCAAGGTGGGCTCACTGGGTACACACAACCTGCTCGGTCTGGCAAAGGCCAAGGGAGCGCGTATGCTCATCGCCTCTACCTCTGAAGTCTATGGTGATCCTCAGGTGCATCCGCAGCATGAAGACTATTGGGGCAATGTCAATCCGGTAGGGCCACGTGGGGTCTATGATGAGGCCAAACGCTTCCAAGAAGCCATCACCATGGCCTACCATCGTTTCCATGGATTGGAGACACGTATCGTACGTATATTCAATACCTATGGCCCACGGATGCGACTCAATGACGGTCGCGTGCTGCCTGCATTCATTGGTCAAGCCCTACGGGGTGAGGATCTTACCGTATTCGGAGACGGCTCCCAGACCCGTTCTTTCTGCTATGTAGATGACCTCATCGAAGGGATCGTACGTCTCTTGAACAGCGATTACACTCAGCCGATGAACATCGGCAACCCGGATGAGATCAGCATTCTGGATTTTGCTCAGGAGATCGTAGAACTCACCGGTACCGATCAGAAAGTCACCTTCAAAGACCTTCCAACGGATGACCCCAAACAACGAAGGCCCGATATCAGTCGTGCACGTGAGATCCTGGATTGGGAACCTCGCGTTTCACGCAGTGCTGGACTCCAGACCACATTCGAGTACTTCAAATCCTTGAGTGAAGAGGAACTGAACCATAAGGAGCATATGGACTTTGAGAAATATATCATCCGATAATGGACTATTTCGCGCATGAAACGGCCGTGATCGATGAGGGATGCTCTATCGGAAAGGATACCAAGATCTGGCATTTCAGTCATATCATGACCGATTGTAGTATCGGTGAGAAATGCAATCTGGGACAGAACGTGGTGATCTCACCGCAGGTCCGATTGGGGGACAATGTCAAAGTACAGAACAACGTATCGATCTACACCGGGGTCATCTGTGAGGACGATGTCTTTCTCGGTCCATCCATGGTATTTACCAATGTGACCAATCCACGCAGCGCGGTCAACCGCAGAGGACAATATGCCCGCACTCTGGTCAAGCAAGGAGCAAGCATCGGTGCCAATGCGACCATCATCTGTGGTCACGACATCGGTCGTTTCGCTTTTATCGGAGCGGGAGCCGTAGTGACCAAGGATGTTCCTGACTACGCCTTGGTGGTCGGTAATCCGGCCAAGCATATCGGTTGGATGAGCGAGTATGGCCACCGCTTGCAATTCGATGCAGATGGCTGGGCCACCTGTCCCGAAGGTGGAGAGCGCTACCGTTTGGAAAATGAAAAAGTTCAAAAAATAGATGGCTGAACAGAAAATAGGATTTGCCGTACTCGGCTGTGGTCACATCGGTAAGCGACACGCACAGATGATCCTGAATCATCCTGAGGCTGAACTCATTGCCTTGTCCGATGTCGCTTCTCCAGATGGACTGGACATCGACCATTTGAATGTCCCGTTCTATTCCTCCTTTGAAGAGATGCTTGCGAAGGAGGAGAACATCGAAGTCGTATGTATCTGTACTCCTAATGGCCTTCATTCCGATCAGGCCATCCTGGCATTGGAAGCTGAGAAGCACGTGGTCTGTGAGAAACCCATGGGATTGACCAAGAGCCGATGTGAAGAGGTCATCTACAAATCCTTACAACGCAATAAACGCGTGTTCTGTGTGATGCAGAATAGGTATAGCCCGCCTTCCGTTTGGCTCAAGGAGATGATGGAGAGCGGTCGCTTGGGGGACATCTATATGGTACAGGTGGATTGTTACTGGAACCGGGATGCACGCTATTACAAAGCGGGTGGATGGAAAGGGACTCCCGATCTGGACGGTGGAACCCTATTCACCCAATTCTCGCATTTCATCGATCTCATGTATTGGGTCTTTGGAGATATCGAGCATATACAAGGGAAGTTCAGGGACTTCAACCATGAGGAGCTGACCGCATTTGAAGACTCCGGATTCGTCAGTTTCGATTTTGTGAATGGCGGTATGGGAGCCATCAATTACAGCACGGCCGTCTATGATAAGAACTTCGAAAGCAGCATGACCATCATCGCTGAGAACGGTACCGTCAAGGTAGGTGGACAGTATATGAACGAAGTCATCTATTGCCATGTCAAAGACTATGAGATGCCTGAACTTCCCGAGGGCGCACCTCCAAATGATTATGGAGCGTACAAAGGCAGTGCCGCCAACCACCATTTCATCATCGAGAATGTGGTAGAGACATTGAAAGAACGGGGTACTGCCACGACCAACGCATTGGAGGGACTCAAAGTGGTGGAGATCATCCAGCGCATCTATGAAGTAAGGGACGAACAAGAAAAAAGTAGCAAGAAGAAATGATCTACGAAGAGCTGAAGAATAAGGAAGCAAAACTGGCCCTCATCGGATTGGGCTATGTCGGATTGCCGATCGCTCTGGAATTTGCACGTGACTTCTCGGTGATCGGATTCGATATCAATGCCCAGCGCGTGGACCTGATGCGACAGGGAATAGACCCGAGCAATGAATTACCGGCTGAAGCATTCGATGGATGTGATATCCACTTCACAGCCGACCCGGAAGAGTTGAAGGAAGCCAAATTCTTCATCGTGGCCGTACCTACACCCATCGATGAGTCCAAGATGCCCGATCTAGGCCCTGTACTCTCGGCCTCGAGAGCTGTGGGTAAAGCATTGAAGAAAGGGGACTACGTGGTCTATGAGTCCACCGTATATCCCGGATGTACCGAGGAGGATTGTATCCCGGTGCTCGAAGAAGAATCCGGTTTGGTGTGGAAGCAGGACTTCATGGTGGGCTATAGCCCGGAGCGTATCAACCCTGGGGACAAGGAGCACACCATACGCACCATCCTCAAGATCGTATCCGGATGCTGTGAAGAATCATTGGATCAGATCGCCAAGGTCTACGAGACCGTAGTAGATGCCGGTATCCACAAAGCCCCCACCATCAAAGTGGCAGAGGCTGCCAAGATCATCGAGAACACGCAACGGGATGTCAACATCGCCCTCATCAATGAACTCTCGATCATCTTCGGGCGCATGGGTGTCAATACCTATGACGTGCTGGAGGCGGCCGGTACCAAGTGGAATTTCTTGAATTTCAGGCCCGGGCTTGTAGGAGGTCACTGTATAGGTGTCGATCCCTATTACCTGACCCACAAGGCCAAGCAGTTGGGCTATCACGCCAAGATCATCAACTCTGGACGTTATGTGAACGATACTATGGGATTCTATGTCGGTAAGCAGACCGTCAAGATGATCATCAAGAACGGTATCGATGTCATGAATGCCAAAGTGCTTATCATGGGAGCCACTTTCAAGGAGAATGTCTCGGACATACGCAATAGCAAGATCGTGGATGTGGTCAAGGAATTCGAATCCTTTGGTGTACAGGTGGATGTCATCGATCCGCATGCTGACAATGATGAACTCATGCAGGAATATGGATTCGGTCTGGTGACAGAACCCAGCTCCGATTACGCAGCAGTCATTGTAGCCGTCAATCATGATGAATACCAGAATCTACAGGAGAATTATTTCAAGAACCTGATGCACCCGGATGGCATTTTCGTGGATCTGAAAGGCATCTACAAAGACCGTATCAAGGACTTCGATTACTGGAGTTTATAAGCAAGCGCATGAAAAAAGTACTCATCACCGGAGGAGCAGGATTCATTGGAAGTCATGTGGTACGCCTTTTCGTAACGCGCTATCCCGAGGTGCATGTCCTCAACCTGGACAAGCTTACCTACGCAGGGAATCTGGAGAACCTGAAGGACATTGAAGATGCTTCCAATTACAGGTTCATCAAAGGGGATATCACGGACAAGGATTTCCTGAATGAACTCTTCAGTCAACATGACATCCAAGGGGTGATCCATCTAGCGGCCGAGTCCCATGTGGACCGTAGCATCTCTGGCCCTGATGAATTCGTTCTGACCAATGTGATCGGCACGGTCAACCTGATGAATGCAGCCCGAAAGGCCTGGGGGGATGACATGGATTCGCGCAGATTCTACCACATCTCTACAGACGAGGTCTATGGATCATTGGGTGATACCGGACTCTTTACCGAAGAGACTCCCTATGACCCACGTAGCCCATACTCGGCCAGTAAGGCCTCCAGCGATCATTTCGTACGGGCCTTCTACCATACTTATGGACTACCGGTCGTGCTATCCAATTGCTCCAATAACTACGGCCCCTATCAATTCCCAGAGAAACTCATCCCATTGATGATCCACAATATCAAGCACAATAGACCCCTACCGGTCTATGGGGAGGGAATCAATGTGAGGGATTGGCTCTGGGTAGTGGATCACGCTCGGGCCATCGATGTCATCTACCACGAAGGAAAAGTAGGTGAGACCTACAACATCGGTGGGAACAATGAGTGGAAGAATATCGACCTGGTCAAGAAACTCTGTGAGATCATGGACCGGAAACTCGGTCGCGAGATCGGCACCTCTGAGCAGTCGATCACCTTTGTCAAGGACCGTGCAGGGCACGACCTCCGCTACGCGATCGATGCCAATAAGATCAAGGAAGAACTGGCTTGGGAGCCGAGCATCAGCTTCGATGAAGGCTTCGAGCAAACAGTCGATTGGTATCTGGAGAACGAGGACTGGCTGGAGCATGTGACTTCTGGAGCCTATCAGAATTACTACAAGGAACAATACGCAGAACGTTGATGGGGATATTCGGCCGCCTATTCGGTAAACGCGAGAAGCTCATCGAGCCGGCTGACATCTCTTCATTGAAGGTGGACATCCATTCGCATCTCATCCCCGGCATAGATGATGGGGCGCAGGATATGGAAGAGAGCCTGGCCTTGCTGCGAAGATTCGAAGCATTGGGATTCCAGAAGGTCATCACTACCCCGCACATCATGGCGGACTATTACCGTAACACTCCGGATATCATACTAGGGGGCTTAGAGAAAGTACGTGCCGCCATCAAGAAGGAAGGCATGGAGATCCAGATCGAAGCTGCAGCCGAATATTACCTGGATGACCGGTTCGAGCAATTGCTCGATGATGAGGATCTCTTGACCTTCGGTTCCAAGCGCTATCTGCTTTTCGAACTTCCATTTGTGGCCGAACCTTTGAACCTGAACAGTGCCATTTTCAACATGCAGCTCAAGGGCATCAAACCCGTTCTAGCCCATCCGGAACGCTACGGATTCTGGTCACGCGATCTGGAGAAATACGAGGAACTTCACGATAAAGGAGTTATCCTACAGATCAATCTCAACTCTCTGGGTGGATACTACGGTCCAGAAGTGAAGAAAGTGGCCGATCATCTGGTCGAGCAAGAGCTCATCGGGCTGGTAGGCACGGACTGCCACCGGAGTGATCACTTGGACGCTCTAGAGCAGGTCACATTGCGTGTCCCCTCATTCCATCGTCTTCTAGAACAAGGAAAGCTCATCAATTCGACCCTTTGATCTGGGATTCTTGACCGATCCTTCAGACTACGGCAGAGCGGGTGTTCAATTGGCGGTCTACTTTCTTGAATAGACCTTGAAGTACTTTTCCGGGGCCGACTTCTATGATCTCTTCTGCACCTTCGGTCAGCATATTCTGCATGGTCTGGGTCCATCGCACCGGAGCGGTGAGTTGAGCTATCAGGTTCTCCTTGATGGTCGAAGCATCTGTCACTGGAGCTGCGGTCACATTCTGATAGATTGGGCACATGGGTGATTGCAGATCGGTACGAGCAATGGCCTCGGCCAATTCTTCTCGGGCCGGCTCCATGAGAGGGGAATGGAAGGCTCCACCTACCGGAAGCATCAGTGCTCTGCGCGCTCCCGCTTCGGTCAATTTCTCACACGCACTCTGTACGGCAGGTACCGCACCTGAGATGACCAATTGGCCCGGACAATTATAGTTGGCTGCCACTACTACCCCGTCCACTTCTTGACATACGTTCTCCACTACCTCATCATCCAATCCCAATATGGCTGCCATGGTGGATTCCACCGCTTCACATGCCTTCTGCATGGCCATGGCCCGCTTGGACACCAAAGTGAGACCATCGGTGAAGTTCATACTTCCAGCCGCTACCAACGCAGAGAATTCACCGAGTGAATGCCCTGCGACCATGTCCGGTCTGAAATCATCTCCCAAGGCCTTGGCCAAGATGACCGAGTGCAGGAAGATGGCCGGTTGGGTCACTTTGGTCTGCTTGAGTTCCTCATCCGTACCGCTGAACATGATATCGGTGATCCGGAATCCCAATAGTTCGTTGGCCTGCTCGAATAATTCCTTCAGTTCACCTCCTTGCTCATAAAGGTCCTGTCCCATTCCAATGAACTGGGACCCTTGCCCTGGAAATACGTATGCTTTCATGTCGGTCTATTTTGAGGGGCAAATCTATTACAACTACTAAAGAAAAAGGCCTCGGATGAGGCCTTGTAGTTCTTTTCGTCACAAAAGGTCAGTCCCTTCCTCCGAAGAGTCGCAAGAGCATCAAGAAGAGATTGATGAAGTCCAGATAGAGACTCAAAGCCCCCATGATGGCCGCTTTACCCGCTATCTCTGTGCCGCCCGGAATGGAAAGACCGATACGCTTGAGTCGCTGAACATCATAGGCCGTAAGCCCGGTAAATACCAGTACTCCTATGATGCTGATGATGTAGTCCAATTGAGAACTGCCCAAGAACCAATTGACCACCATGGCCAAAATGATCCCGATAAGCCCCATGAACAACAACCTGCCGAACTTGGTCAGATCGGTCTTGGTGGTATAA
This is a stretch of genomic DNA from Flavobacteriales bacterium. It encodes these proteins:
- the rfbB gene encoding dTDP-glucose 4,6-dehydratase; its protein translation is MKKVLITGGAGFIGSHVVRLFVTRYPEVHVLNLDKLTYAGNLENLKDIEDASNYRFIKGDITDKDFLNELFSQHDIQGVIHLAAESHVDRSISGPDEFVLTNVIGTVNLMNAARKAWGDDMDSRRFYHISTDEVYGSLGDTGLFTEETPYDPRSPYSASKASSDHFVRAFYHTYGLPVVLSNCSNNYGPYQFPEKLIPLMIHNIKHNRPLPVYGEGINVRDWLWVVDHARAIDVIYHEGKVGETYNIGGNNEWKNIDLVKKLCEIMDRKLGREIGTSEQSITFVKDRAGHDLRYAIDANKIKEELAWEPSISFDEGFEQTVDWYLENEDWLEHVTSGAYQNYYKEQYAER
- a CDS encoding UDP-glucose/GDP-mannose dehydrogenase family protein — translated: MRIAVIGTGYVGLVTGTCFAETGNDVMCVDIDEAKVEQMRQGEVPIYEPHLDVLFERNIKQGRLKFTTDLAEGIEGAKVIFLALPTPPGEDGSADLSYVLGVAEELGPMLKEFTVVVDKSTVPVGTAEKVRAKIAENAHEQFAVVSNPEFLREGFAVDDFMKPDRVVVGTSSESAKKVMEELYKPFIRQGNPLIFMDEKSAELTKYAANAFLATKITFMNEIANFCEAVGADVDKVRLGVGTDTRIGKRFLFPGIGYGGSCFPKDVQALHRSGKEEGMDFKILQSVLDVNDQQKLRLVDKLKAHFDGDLSGKHFALWGLAFKPDTDDIREAPALYMIDALIEAGASITAFDPEAMDNVRSRIGNRISYSENGYGALVDADALLIATEWAVFRNPDFSKVADALKNKLIFDGRNLYDLDAMRDQGFTYYSIGRETVGA
- a CDS encoding SDR family oxidoreductase — protein: MKRVLITGAAGFLGSHLCDRFIAEGHFVMGMDNLITGNLKNIEHLFGQDRFEFYHHDVSKFVHVPGDLDYILHFASPASPIDYLKIPIQTLKVGSLGTHNLLGLAKAKGARMLIASTSEVYGDPQVHPQHEDYWGNVNPVGPRGVYDEAKRFQEAITMAYHRFHGLETRIVRIFNTYGPRMRLNDGRVLPAFIGQALRGEDLTVFGDGSQTRSFCYVDDLIEGIVRLLNSDYTQPMNIGNPDEISILDFAQEIVELTGTDQKVTFKDLPTDDPKQRRPDISRAREILDWEPRVSRSAGLQTTFEYFKSLSEEELNHKEHMDFEKYIIR
- a CDS encoding nucleotide sugar dehydrogenase, with the protein product MYEELKNKEAKLALIGLGYVGLPIALEFARDFSVIGFDINAQRVDLMRQGIDPSNELPAEAFDGCDIHFTADPEELKEAKFFIVAVPTPIDESKMPDLGPVLSASRAVGKALKKGDYVVYESTVYPGCTEEDCIPVLEEESGLVWKQDFMVGYSPERINPGDKEHTIRTILKIVSGCCEESLDQIAKVYETVVDAGIHKAPTIKVAEAAKIIENTQRDVNIALINELSIIFGRMGVNTYDVLEAAGTKWNFLNFRPGLVGGHCIGVDPYYLTHKAKQLGYHAKIINSGRYVNDTMGFYVGKQTVKMIIKNGIDVMNAKVLIMGATFKENVSDIRNSKIVDVVKEFESFGVQVDVIDPHADNDELMQEYGFGLVTEPSSDYAAVIVAVNHDEYQNLQENYFKNLMHPDGIFVDLKGIYKDRIKDFDYWSL
- a CDS encoding Gfo/Idh/MocA family oxidoreductase, yielding MAEQKIGFAVLGCGHIGKRHAQMILNHPEAELIALSDVASPDGLDIDHLNVPFYSSFEEMLAKEENIEVVCICTPNGLHSDQAILALEAEKHVVCEKPMGLTKSRCEEVIYKSLQRNKRVFCVMQNRYSPPSVWLKEMMESGRLGDIYMVQVDCYWNRDARYYKAGGWKGTPDLDGGTLFTQFSHFIDLMYWVFGDIEHIQGKFRDFNHEELTAFEDSGFVSFDFVNGGMGAINYSTAVYDKNFESSMTIIAENGTVKVGGQYMNEVIYCHVKDYEMPELPEGAPPNDYGAYKGSAANHHFIIENVVETLKERGTATTNALEGLKVVEIIQRIYEVRDEQEKSSKKK
- a CDS encoding N-acetyltransferase, with protein sequence MMDYFAHETAVIDEGCSIGKDTKIWHFSHIMTDCSIGEKCNLGQNVVISPQVRLGDNVKVQNNVSIYTGVICEDDVFLGPSMVFTNVTNPRSAVNRRGQYARTLVKQGASIGANATIICGHDIGRFAFIGAGAVVTKDVPDYALVVGNPAKHIGWMSEYGHRLQFDADGWATCPEGGERYRLENEKVQKIDG
- the fabD gene encoding ACP S-malonyltransferase, which encodes MKAYVFPGQGSQFIGMGQDLYEQGGELKELFEQANELLGFRITDIMFSGTDEELKQTKVTQPAIFLHSVILAKALGDDFRPDMVAGHSLGEFSALVAAGSMNFTDGLTLVSKRAMAMQKACEAVESTMAAILGLDDEVVENVCQEVDGVVVAANYNCPGQLVISGAVPAVQSACEKLTEAGARRALMLPVGGAFHSPLMEPAREELAEAIARTDLQSPMCPIYQNVTAAPVTDASTIKENLIAQLTAPVRWTQTMQNMLTEGAEEIIEVGPGKVLQGLFKKVDRQLNTRSAVV